From Bradyrhizobium sp. 4:
TCCGCGGCGCTGATCGCGATACGCGATGATGTGGCGAAGAAAAGGCATCACGCGCGAGATCGGTTCCGTCTGCAAAAGATAAAAGCAGCGCCGGACCGTTGGTCGGCGTGCGGGAGGTATTGCCCTGCGCCACAACCTTTTGTTTAATGCTCGCACCCGCGCCGGGGACCAACGAGACGCGGGTGAGATTGCGATGCCGCCGTCGGCGCATCGGGGAGGTGTGATGAGCGAGCCCATCCTCGAGATGCGCCGGGTCTCTAAATCGTTCTTCAGCATCAAAGCGCTGCGCGATGTCGACCTCACCGTCTACGCGGGCGAGATCCACGCCTTGATGGGCGAGAACGGCGCCGGCAAATCCACCCTGATGAAGATCCTGTCGGGCGCCTACCGGCCGGACCCGGGCAGCGAAATCCGCATCGACGGCCAGCCCGTGCAGATCAGCGGCCCGCTCGGCGGCCGCGCGGCCGGCATCGCGATCATCTATCAGGAACTCTCGCTCGCCCCCAATCTGAGCGTTGCGGAGAATATCTATCTCGGTCGCGAGGTCTCCCGCGGCGGCTTGCTGGCGCGCGAGGCGATGCAGGCCGGCGTCGGTCCGATCCTGGCGCGACTCGGCGCGGATTTCACGCCGCAGACGCTGGTCGCCAATCTTTCGATGGGACAGCGCCAATTGGTCGAGATCGCGCGCGCGCTGCACGCCCGCTCCAGGATCCTGATCATGGACGAGCCGACCACCGCGCTGTCGGCCGGTGAGAGCGAAAGGCTGTTCGCGCTGATCCGCCAGCTGCGCGCCGAAGGTCTCGCCATCATCTACATCTCGCATCGCATGGACGAGGTCTATGCGCTCGGCGATCGCGTCACGGTGCTGCGCGATGGCACGCTGGTCGGTTCGCTCGACAAGGGCGACATCCGCGCCGACACCATCGTCCGGATGATGGTGGGACGCGACGTCTCCTCCTTCTACAAGAAGGAGCATGATCCCAGGAACGATCCCAACGCGTGGTCGGGAGCTCCCGTGCTTGCGGCCGTCGACATCGCCGACGGCAGGCGCGTCAAGGGATGTTCACTGGCGGTGCATGCGGGCGAGGTCGTCGGCCTTGCCGGCCTGGTCGGCGCCGGCCGCACCGAGCTTGCGCACCTCATCATCGGCGCCGCGCCGATGGTGTCGGGCCATGTCGAGATCGAGGGGCGGGCGGTCTCCATCCGCACGCCGGGCGAGGCGCTGGACGCCGGCATTGCCTATCTCACCGAGGACAGGAAGGCGCTCGGCCTGTTCCTCGACATGTCCTGTCTCGACAACATCAATCTCGCGGTGCTGGGCCGCGACGCGAAATTCGGCGGCATCCTCGACCGCGACAAGGCCCGTGACCGCGCCAAGCGCGCGTTCGCGGGGCTCGGCATCCGTGCTGCGAATGTCGGTGTTCCCGCCGGCGGGCTCTCCGGCGGCAACCAGCAGAAAGTGCTGCTGTCGCGGCTGCTCGCGATCGGCCCGAAGATCCTGATCCTCGACGAGCCGACGCGCGGCGTCGACGTCGGGGCCAAGTCCGAGATCTATTCGATCATCGACAATCTCGCGAAGTCGGGCACCGCGGTTCTCGTCATTTCGTCCGACCTGCCCGAGATCATCGGCATCTGCGACCGCGTCATCGTGATGCGCGCGGGACATATCGCCGGGCAGATCCGGCGCGACGCGACATCGCCGCTCAGTCAGGAGGAGATCATGGCCCTCGCCACTGGAACGGAGCAGCTCGATGCCTGAGAACGGCGCTTCCGCGAAAGCGGCCCCCGTGGCGTCCGGTCTTGCCGCCGCGCAGGAGACGAAGCGGCAGCGGACGCGGATGATCATTCGCGCGGTCGGCATGCTGCCGGTGCTGCTGTTGCTGTGCATCGGCTTTCACGTGCTGTCGGACGGCCGCTTCTTCACCGGCCAGAACATCGGCATCGTGGTGCAGCAATCCGCGGTCAATACCGTCCTGGCCGCAGGCATGACCTTCGTCATCCTCACCGGCGGCATCGACCTCTCGGTCGGCTCCATCCTGGCGGCATCGGCGATGGCCGGGCTGATCATCTCCAAATTCCCCGATCTCGGGGTGCTGTGGTTGCCGGCCGCGGTGCTCACCGGTGCGGTCTTCGGCGTTCTCAATGGCGGCTTGATCGCGCTGTTGCGCCTGCCGCCCTTCATCGTCACGCTGGGATCATTGACCGCCGTGCGCGGCGCGGCGCGGCTGCTCGGCGCCGACACCACCGTGTTCAATCCGTCGATCCCCTATGCCTTCATCGGCAACGGCGCCTTGACCCTCATTCCCGGCGTGTTGTCGATTCCCTGGCTCTGGGTGATTGCGTTGCTGGTCATCCTGGTGTCGTGGCTGGTGCTCAAGCGCACCGTGCTCGGGGTGCACATCTACGCGGTCGGTGGCAACGAGAGCGCCGCGCGACTCGCCGGCATCAAGGTCTGGGCCGTGCTGATCTTCGTCTACGGCGTGTCGGGCCTGCTCGCCGGTCTCGGCGGCGCGATGCAGGCGGCGCGGCTCTATGCCGCCAATGGCCTGCAACTCGGCCAATCCTACGAGCTCGACGCCATCACCGCCGTGATCCTGGGGGGCACATCCTTCGTCGGCGGCATCGGCTCGATCTGGGGAACGCTGGTCGGCGCGCTGATCATTGCGGTGTTGTCGAACGGCCTGATCCTGATCGGCGTGTCCGACGTCTGGCAATATGTGATCAAGGGTCTGGTGATCATCGGCGCGGTCGCACTGGACCGCTATCGGCTGCAGGGCTCGGCCCGCACTTGAGAGCAAGAAATGCAGCGGGCGCTGCGCCCTCATGTTCATTCCGTCACGGCAACTGGTCGCCGTGCCGGAGCTTCAAACAGACCAGGGAGGAAGCCAATGTTGAAGTCGATCTCGTTTGCCGGCGCCGCGATGGCGCTCGTCCTGAGCTCCGCGCCGTCCGGCGCCAAGGAGCTCAAGTCGATCGGCGTTTCGCTGGGTTCGCTCGGCAATCCGTTCTTCGTCGCGTTGTCGAAGGGCGCCGAGTTCGAGGCCAAGAAGACCAACCCCAACGTGAAGATCACCACCGTCGGCTTCGAATATGATCTCGGCAAGCAGGTCACCCAGATCGACAATTTCATTGCCGCGGGCGTCGACCTGATCCTGCTCAATCCCGGCGATCCCAAGGCGGTCGGCCCGGCGATCAAGAAGGCGCAGGCCGCCGGCATCGTCGTCGTCGCCGTCGACACCGCGGCCGAAGGCGCCGACGCCACGGTGACCACCAACAACGTCCAGGCCGGCGAGATCTCCTGCCAGTACATCGTCGACAAGCTCGGGGGCAAGGGCGACGTCATCATCGAGAACGGCCCGCAAGTTTCCGCGGTGATCGACCGCGTCGTCGGCTGCAAGAACGTGCTCGGCAAGAATCCCGGCATCAAGGTCCTGTCCAACGACCAGGACGGCAAGGGCTCGCGCGAAGGCGGCCTCACGGTGGCGCAGGGCTATCTGACCCGCTTCGCCAAGATCGACGCCATCTTCGCCATCAACGATCCGCAGGCGATCGGCACCGACCTTGCGGCGCGCCAGCAGCAGCGCACCGGCATCGTCATCACCGCGGTCGACGGCGCACCCGATATCGAAGCAGCGCTCAAGGACCCGCAGGCGACGCAGATCCAGGCCTCCGCCTCGCAGGACCCGTTCTTCATGGCCCGCCGCGCCGTGCAGGTCGGCGTCAACATTCTCAACGGCCAGAAGCCGGCGTCCACAGTCGAGCTGCTGCCGTCGAAACTCGTGACGCGCGACAATGTCGGCGAGTACAAGGGCTGGACCTCGGACCGCTCGCAGTAGCAGGCGGAAGACGGCCGGCGCCGGGTGCGGCGCTGGCCGGCCTCGCGTGGTGCGGTGTTAGCCGGGCATGCAGCGGTCGACCGGGCTTAGGTCGGCCGCGCTCTGTTAGGCTCATGATCATGAGGTCGTAGTTCAAATCCTGTCCCTAATCATAGTCGCAGGCTCGACCAGCCGACGTCCGCTTTTCGACACCAAGCGACTTTCAATGCATGAGTTCAGCTTGTGATCCATTGCGGAAGTGAGATGGTGTTGGTGATCTGCGACCGTAAGTCGTCGTTCTTCGACGCCTTTACGCGATTGCGGCAACCTGAGCTTAACCAAAGACATGAGCGGAAATTTCACCGGTGCGCTCTACCAAACTGATCTTCGGTTGAACGCCTCATAGAGCGTTGAGCACAGGTGAAGCTGCCCGGCATGGAAGTACAAGCGGCAAGGCCTCTCCTCAAGACGATCGGCTTCGTATTCGGGTTGTTCTGTCTTCTTATGGCCTATGCTTCGGGCGTTCGTCTTTACGAACACGTGCTGGGGGGCCGCTCCATGCCACAGCACAGGGTAAGCCTTGTGCTCGATATTGGCGGGAATGTTCTCCTTTTAGGCATGAGTTGCTTAGGGGTGATTGCAGTATTGCTCATCGGCCGAAGAGGGTTGGACCGTGTCGTAGGAACCTGGCCATATGTCCTTCCTGCGGTCTTGGTCGCCGTATTCTGCGCGACGATAG
This genomic window contains:
- a CDS encoding sugar ABC transporter ATP-binding protein, whose product is MSEPILEMRRVSKSFFSIKALRDVDLTVYAGEIHALMGENGAGKSTLMKILSGAYRPDPGSEIRIDGQPVQISGPLGGRAAGIAIIYQELSLAPNLSVAENIYLGREVSRGGLLAREAMQAGVGPILARLGADFTPQTLVANLSMGQRQLVEIARALHARSRILIMDEPTTALSAGESERLFALIRQLRAEGLAIIYISHRMDEVYALGDRVTVLRDGTLVGSLDKGDIRADTIVRMMVGRDVSSFYKKEHDPRNDPNAWSGAPVLAAVDIADGRRVKGCSLAVHAGEVVGLAGLVGAGRTELAHLIIGAAPMVSGHVEIEGRAVSIRTPGEALDAGIAYLTEDRKALGLFLDMSCLDNINLAVLGRDAKFGGILDRDKARDRAKRAFAGLGIRAANVGVPAGGLSGGNQQKVLLSRLLAIGPKILILDEPTRGVDVGAKSEIYSIIDNLAKSGTAVLVISSDLPEIIGICDRVIVMRAGHIAGQIRRDATSPLSQEEIMALATGTEQLDA
- a CDS encoding ribose ABC transporter permease; this translates as MPENGASAKAAPVASGLAAAQETKRQRTRMIIRAVGMLPVLLLLCIGFHVLSDGRFFTGQNIGIVVQQSAVNTVLAAGMTFVILTGGIDLSVGSILAASAMAGLIISKFPDLGVLWLPAAVLTGAVFGVLNGGLIALLRLPPFIVTLGSLTAVRGAARLLGADTTVFNPSIPYAFIGNGALTLIPGVLSIPWLWVIALLVILVSWLVLKRTVLGVHIYAVGGNESAARLAGIKVWAVLIFVYGVSGLLAGLGGAMQAARLYAANGLQLGQSYELDAITAVILGGTSFVGGIGSIWGTLVGALIIAVLSNGLILIGVSDVWQYVIKGLVIIGAVALDRYRLQGSART
- a CDS encoding ABC transporter substrate-binding protein codes for the protein MLKSISFAGAAMALVLSSAPSGAKELKSIGVSLGSLGNPFFVALSKGAEFEAKKTNPNVKITTVGFEYDLGKQVTQIDNFIAAGVDLILLNPGDPKAVGPAIKKAQAAGIVVVAVDTAAEGADATVTTNNVQAGEISCQYIVDKLGGKGDVIIENGPQVSAVIDRVVGCKNVLGKNPGIKVLSNDQDGKGSREGGLTVAQGYLTRFAKIDAIFAINDPQAIGTDLAARQQQRTGIVITAVDGAPDIEAALKDPQATQIQASASQDPFFMARRAVQVGVNILNGQKPASTVELLPSKLVTRDNVGEYKGWTSDRSQ